Proteins encoded in a region of the Leishmania panamensis strain MHOM/PA/94/PSC-1 chromosome 15 sequence genome:
- a CDS encoding hypothetical protein (TriTrypDB/GeneDB-style sysID: LpmP.15.1100) — protein sequence MDPCGECIPTQQHALVALKQAVNHVHTRLHQGSVSMLTESGSSEEERTAYRIAQVARAVMQAAGMIDQEDVDGTLNDSDAHDTPSKATATRRSCRQTDWRDDDDFIASPSIFLHLDAAQPVRSNRVMEYIVAKGRAAHTSEELTWLYRHSQLTSLLGPEDLQHLVPLSLHREYTHGELILDCGAPVRHLYVVVWGNVEVFRVDSINNERKAMEEAFRVASHQSVSMKLSRTSDRRGSLSPYGLRLTDVQGTNTNSEVSSDAVYTHVADLYPGQVFGIENCVFNAASHYVFRAGSAMSKTAISLLPYEELQSVLARNPRFAQGVGVRITDSMDVFGSIREFCRYVFSPTSAQNEYLPLWSILESYTRVHNVIHTKLFSHQVDTGAWGYALNRLPENLTSTFCFDLVHALPPFIARRMQVEARAADTRKGADSLAMKGGSMRSSITYIRTKERRRCTWHLGMEGKTLVLLRDGFTDLLDFLTMLCVHIIESNKLRGRVQGMVHPPAIDILDEYLRQREQEELAGKYLTTGGVTRDAEMQRVHAILKRMPLTEEEQAGLLRNWGHNTLLRIYEVMMHREEYNVRVDPSLSMKFQMNPFHEWALNLRSCVLEKLGLDRFSALPDNLYIDVISSNTHCIKNLLCGFNRKYRKEILDYACRTESKRLGRPEEWHNVDDMLYVALTGFLQNERPDLKEEHSRSLEENGITVLQDTAMTGLQVEVIPVHRLNFNAIDETIREAMHKYYEEVTKNDSEKREGKTGGSTVPTWAQVCKPIYRRSQDGSKTHVLGCIMTDSRGDTSPNDSDVEPGSTNLETASTTKKPTFTEFSEPANMNSNRGSPTVTPAAHHVRDGRLQRHFLINMDFAFGAQAEGICRVIFSAFGKRIRSVSVVGKAGGLTGKRGDIQLASHVLLSKSSLILEDNQDELRNCRNQDLTAQRLQELAGPRVKVHHGKVLTVTGTMLQNVQLLRYYQQVWRCVGTEMEGSYFARVIEDFYRQGIAHPGLTSRFAYYTSDLPLAQNDAEIEARQTHRLPASAATLSAPMSPQEGVPPLYAIARGILEKVLL from the coding sequence ATGGATCCGTGTGGCGAGTGCATCCCCACTCAGCAACacgcgctggtggcgctgaagCAGGCTGTGAACCACGTGCACACCCGCCTGCATCAGGGCAGTGTCTCCATGCTGACCGAGTCTGGCagcagtgaggaggagcgcacgGCGTACCGCATTGCACAGGTCGCGCGGGCTGTCATGCAGGCGGCGGGGATGATTGATCAGGAGGACGTGGACGGCACCCtcaacgacagcgacgcccACGACACGCCGAGCaaggcgacagcgacgcggcgcagctgcaggcagACGGACTGgcgtgacgacgacgacttcATCGCCTCCCCCAGCATTTTCCTTCACCTGGATGCAGCACAGCCGGTGCGCAGCAATCGTGTCATGGAGTACATTGTAGCAAAGGGGCGAGCGGCACACACCAGCGAGGAACTCACCTGGCTCTACCGCCACTCCCAGCTCACGTCCCTGCTGGGCCCCGAggacctgcagcaccttgtcccgctctccctccaccgcgAGTACACTCATGGCGAGCTTATTCTCGACTGCGGGGCACCGGTGCGGCACCTGTAtgtggtggtgtggggcAATGTGGAAGTCTTTCGGGTTGACTCTATCAACAACGAGCGGAAGGCAATGGAGGAAGCGTTTCGCGTGGCGTCTCACCAAAGCGTGTCGATGAAGCTGAGCCGCACCAGTGACCGTCGCGGCAGTCTCTCCCCGTACGGCCTTCGACTCACTGACGTGCAGGGCACCAACACCAACAGCGAGGTGTCATCGGATGCCGTCTACACCCACGTCGCGGACCTATACCCAGGCCAAGTGTTTGGCATCGAGAACTGCGTCTTCAACGCTGCCTCGCACTACGTCTtccgcgccggcagcgcgaTGTCCAAGACAGCCATCTCGCTACTGCCgtacgaggagctgcagtcGGTGCTTGCCCGTAATCCCCGCTTTGCTCAGGGCGTTGGTGTCCGCATCACCGACTCCATGGACGTCTTCGGCTCCATCCGTGAGTTCTGCCGCTATGTCTTCTCGCCCACCAGCGCGCAAAACGAGTACCTGCCGCTGTGGTCCATCCTGGAGAGCTACACCCGCGTCCACAACGTCATCCACACAAAACTGTTTAGTCACCAAGTCGACACCGGCGCGTGGGGCTACGCGCTGAACCGCCTGCCAGAGAATTTGACCTCCACTTTTTGCTTCGACCTCGTGCACGCCCTGCCGCCCTTCATTGCCAGGCGCATGCAGGTCGAGGCGCGCGCGGCCGACACGCGCAAGGGGGCAGACAGCCTGGCAATGAAGGGCGGCAGCATGCGCTCCTCCATCACGTACATCCGCACAAAggagcgccgtcgctgcacgTGGCATCTCGGGATGGAGGGGAAGacgctcgtgctgctgcgcgacggcTTCACCGATCTGCTCGATTTCTTAACAATGCTGTGCGTGCACATTATTGAGAGCAACAAGCTGCGTGGCCGCGTGCAAGGCATGGTGCACCCACCGGCGATCGACATACTTGACGAGtacctgcggcagcgcgagcaggAGGAACTGGCGGGCAAGTACCTGACGACCGGTGGCGTCACGCGCGACGCCGAGATGCAGCGGGTGCACGCAATCCTGAAGCGCATGCCGCttacggaggaggagcaggctgGCCTGCTGCGCAACTGGGGACACAACACACTCCTGCGTATTTACGAGGTTATGATGCACCGCGAGGAGTACAACGTGCGCGTTGACCCGAGTCTCTCGATGAAGTTTCAAATGAACCCCTTCCACGAGTGGGCCCTGAacctgcgcagctgcgtgctcGAGAAGCTCGGCCTTGACCGCTTCTCCGCGCTGCCAGACAACCTTTACATTGACGTgatcagcagcaacacgcacTGCATCAAGAATCTGCTCTGCGGCTTCAACCGCAAGTACCGCAAGGAAATCCTCGACTACGCGTGCCGCACCGAGAGCAAGCGACTCGGGCGACCGGAGGAGTGGCACAACGTCGATGACATGCTCTATGTTGCGCTCACAGGCTTCCTGCAGAATGAGCGGCCAGACctgaaggaggagcacagcCGCAGCCTCGAGGAGAACGGCAtcacggtgctgcaggacacgGCCATGACAGGGCTGCAGGTGGAGGTCATCCCGGTGCATCGGCTCAACTTCAACGCGATTGATGAAACCATACGTGAGGCGATGCACAAGTACTACGAGGAGGTGACCAAGAATGACAGCGAGAAACGCGAAGGCAAGACGGGCGGCTCGACCGTGCCGACGTGGGCGCAGGTATGCAAGCCGATTTACCGCCGCTCCCAGGACGGCTCGAAGACCCACGTGCTGGGGTGCATTATGACGGACAGCAGGGGCGACACATCACCCAACGACTCAGATGTAGAACCCGGGTCTACCAACCTGGAGACGGCAAGCACGACAAAGAAGCCCACCTTTACCGAGTTCAGCGAGCCGGCGAACATGAATAGCAACCGCGGCAGTCCCACGGTCACCCCGGCAGCCCACCACGTCAGGGATGGTCGGTTGCAACGGCACTTCCTCATCAACATGGACTTTGCGTTTGGAGCACAGGCCGAAGGTATCTGCCGCGTCATCTTCAGCGCCTTTGGCAAGCGCATCCGCAGCGTGAGCGTGGTGGGCAAGGCCGGCGGCCTCACCGGCAAGCGCGGTGACATCCAGCTTGCTAGtcacgtcctcctctccaagTCCTCGCTCATTCTCGAAGACAACCAGGACGAGCTACGCAACTGCCGCAACCAAGATCTCACGGCGCAACGTCTACAGGAACTGGCCGGCCCGCGTGTCAAGGTGCACCACGGCAAGGTGCTGACCGTGACGGGTACGATGCTGCAGAACGTGCAACTCTTACGGTACTACCAGCAggtgtggcgctgcgtcgggaCGGAGATGGAGGGGTCGTACTTTGCCCGTGTCATTGAGGACTTTTACCGGCAGGGAATAGCCCACCCCGGGCTGACGTCGCGCTTTGCCTACTACACGAGTGATCTCCCCCTCGCGCAGAACGACGCTGAGATAGAGGCGCGGCAGACCCACCGGCTGCCGGCTagcgcggcgacgctgtcAGCGCCCATGAGCCCGCAGGAGggcgtgccgccgctctACGCGATTGCGCGCGGCATCTTAGAGAAAGTGCTGCTGTAG